A window from Calliopsis andreniformis isolate RMS-2024a chromosome 5, iyCalAndr_principal, whole genome shotgun sequence encodes these proteins:
- the Eif3d1 gene encoding eukaryotic translation initiation factor 3 subunit d1, which translates to MTDEGVVVEDSVHKEEEVAHFQAPAIQHNPDGWGPCELPDQFKDIPYQPFSKGDRLGKISDWTTPAFQDKKFPNKYTSQFGSGSQYAYFHDEDETTFHLVDTTRVQKPPYQRGGRFRHNQRNLRGRGGQRGALSQMQQLGKLKLRERERKGQAKRWGRQQGLRNHKNQPPIKIRDASVTVRPDWVTIEEMDFPRLAKLSLPSVKDGEDILCCGSLEYYDKTYDRVNVKSEKPLQRIDRIFHTVTTTDDPIIRKLSKTEGNVYATDAILATIMCCTRSNYSWDIVIEKIGDKLFFDKRDNTEFDLLTVNETSVEPPQDDGNSLNSPRNLALEATFINHNFSQQVLKSNEPRYKFDEGNPFISEEEEGDVASVAYRYRKWDLNNGIVLVARCEHDAVMQGPNNETQFLTIKALNEWDSKLANGVEWRQKLDTQRGAVLANELRNNACKLAKWTVQALLAGSDQLKFGYVSRAMVRDSSKHVILGTQQYKPNEFATQINLNMDNAWGILRCIIDICMKQKDGKYLIMKDPNKPMIRLYDIPDNTFESEGEEDEDDDEPVNDAFQS; encoded by the exons atgacGGACGAAGGAGTAGTTGTAGAAGATTCTGTTCATAAAGAAGAAGAGGTAGCTCATTTTCAGGCTCCTGCAATCCAACATAATCCTGACGGATGGGGCCCATGTGAATTACCTGATCAATTTAAGGATATACCTTATCAACCTTTCTCGAAGGGCGACAGATTGGGCAAG ATATCTGACTGGACCACACCAGCATTCCAGGATAAGAAATTCCCCA ACAAATACACATCACAGTTTGGTTCCGGCAGTCAGTATGCTTACTTCCACGATGAAGATGAAACAACTTTCCATTTGGTGGACACAACTCGTGTTCAGAAACCACCTTATCAGCGCGGTGGTCGATTCCGCCATAACCAAAGGAATTTACGGGGTCGTGGTGGTCAACGTGGTGCATTGAGCCAAATGCAGCAACTTGGAAAATTGAAACTCCGTGAAAGAGAGCGCAAAGGCCAAGCGAAACGTTGGGGTAGACAGCAAGGTTTACGCAATCATAAAAACCAGCCACCGATTAAAATTCGCGATGCGTCTGTTACTGTAAGACCAGACTGGGTAACTATCGAGGAAATGGATTTCCCACGTTTGGCAAAACTATCTTTACCCAGTGTAAAAGATGGGGAAGATATTTTGTGCTGTGGTTCTCTTGAGTATTATGATAAAACTTACGATCGCGTAAATGTCAAGAGTGAGAAACCATTGCAAAGAATCGACCGCATTTTCCATACCGTTACTACCACTGATGATCCAATAATCCGGAAGCTTTCCAAGACGGAAGGGAACGTCTATGCTACAGATGCAATATTGGCAACAATAATGTGTTGCACCCGTAGTAATTATTCTTGGGATATTGTAATCGAAAAGATCGGAGATAAACTATTCTTTGATAAACGAGACAACACTGAATTCGATTTGCTAACTGTAAATGAAACCAGCGTTGAACCCCCTCAAGATGACGGAAATTCTTTAAATTCCCCGAGGAACTTAGCCTTAGAGGCTACATTTATTAATCACAATTTTTCTCAGCAAGTGTTGAAGTCTAATGAGCCTAGATACAAGTTTGATGAAGGAAATCCATTTATTTCCGAGGAGGAGGAAGGCGATGTTGCTAGCGTTGCGTATCGATACAGGAAGTGGGATTTAAATAATGGAATTGTTCTCGTTGCTAGATGTGAACATGATGCTGTGATGCAGGGACCTAATAATGAAACTCAATTTTTAACGATCAAGGCGTTGAATGAATGGGACTCGAAGCTGGCTAACGGTGTCGAATGGAGGCAGAAATTAGACACTCAACGTGGAGCAGTATTGGCAAATGAATTACGTAATAACGCGTGTAAATTAGCGAAATGGACTGTTCAAGCATTATTGGCGGGTTCAGATCAATTGAAGTTTGGATATGTATCAAGAGCAATGGTTAGAGACTCAAGCAAACATGTTATTCTCGGTACTCAACAGTATAAACCAAATGAATTTGCAACGCAAATCAACCTTAACATGGACAATGCCTGGGGTATTCTACGTTGCATCATCGATATATGCATGAAACAGAAAGATGGAAAATATTTGATCATGAAAGATCCAAATAAGCCAATGATAAGATTATACGATATTCCGGATAATACATTTGAAAGCGAAGGAGAAGAAGACGAAGACGATGATGAGCCTGTTAACGATGCTTTTCAGAGTTAA
- the Magr gene encoding iron-sulfur cluster assembly 1 homolog MagR isoform X2 yields MSSGIAAATVRAVKGRKILATRAALTLTPNAVQKIKELLKDKNEYIGLKVGVKQRGCNGLSYTLDYAKEKSKLDEEVVQDGVRIMIDKKAQLSLLGTEMDYVETKLSSEFVFNNPNIKGTCGCGESFSV; encoded by the exons ATGTCTTCTGGGATCGCTGCCGCGACAGTTCGTGCTGTCAAAGGCAGAAAAATACTCGCTACTAGAGCTGCGCTTACTTTA ACACCAAATGCAGTACAAAAAATTAAGGAATTATTGAAAGACAAAAATGAATAT atTGGCTTAAAAGTTGGGGTGAAACAACGGGGATGTAATGGCTTAAGTTATACTCTAGACTATGCAAAAGAAAAGTCTAAACTTGATGAAGAAGTTGTTCAAGATGGTGTTCGTATCATGATTGATAAAAAGGCTCAGTTATCTCTCTTAGGTACTGAAATGGATTACGTAGAAACTAAACTAAGTTCTGAATTTGTTTTTAATAATCCAAATATTAAAGGAACTTGCGGATGCGGCGAAAGTTTCTCTGTATAA
- the Magr gene encoding iron-sulfur cluster assembly 1 homolog MagR isoform X1 codes for MSSGIAAATVRAVKGRKILATRAALTLTPNAVQKIKELLKDKNEYVSKNVIGLKVGVKQRGCNGLSYTLDYAKEKSKLDEEVVQDGVRIMIDKKAQLSLLGTEMDYVETKLSSEFVFNNPNIKGTCGCGESFSV; via the exons ATGTCTTCTGGGATCGCTGCCGCGACAGTTCGTGCTGTCAAAGGCAGAAAAATACTCGCTACTAGAGCTGCGCTTACTTTA ACACCAAATGCAGTACAAAAAATTAAGGAATTATTGAAAGACAAAAATGAATATGTGAGTAAAAATGTG atTGGCTTAAAAGTTGGGGTGAAACAACGGGGATGTAATGGCTTAAGTTATACTCTAGACTATGCAAAAGAAAAGTCTAAACTTGATGAAGAAGTTGTTCAAGATGGTGTTCGTATCATGATTGATAAAAAGGCTCAGTTATCTCTCTTAGGTACTGAAATGGATTACGTAGAAACTAAACTAAGTTCTGAATTTGTTTTTAATAATCCAAATATTAAAGGAACTTGCGGATGCGGCGAAAGTTTCTCTGTATAA